CATGAGATATTAAATAAGATATTGAAAATACTAAGAGTATTGTATAAAAATGATATTGTAATAGTAAGCTCATAGGAGTTAAATATATTAATAAAAATATTAAAATTGCTAAATATTCATGGCTTTTTTCATAGCGAGAGCTAATTATACTAAAAGCTAGTGCAAATTTAACACATGTGATTGGTAATAAGCTAAGTAAAATATATATTACTAATTCTTTTGATTTTGATGGTTCTTTATAGTTTTTCCAATATTCTTTGATTGAATTTATTCCACTGTTTTGAGATTTAATTAATGAATTAAATGTAAGTTCTTTTATTTGTAAAAATTCTAAATTTTGTTTAAAATTATATATTTTAACATCATCTAATTTAAAAGTAATCTTACTATTATCATTAATAATTTTTCCAGTTTTTGCTATTAGAATTTGTTTGTTTGTTTCATCAGTTTTAGGTACATATATGATTATATTTTTATAAATATCTTCATTAAATTCATCACTAAAATATATATAATTTCCTATTTTTTGTCCAAAATTATTACTTTTTAAATTTATTTGTGAGAATGCTTTTTTATAGTCTATAAAATTATCATATAAAGAAAAACTAATTGGTATAAAAATTAAACTAATAATTATCAAAATTGTGCTTATTACTATGGCTATAGTATTGAAAAAATTTAATATTACTTTAGGAGAATATCCTAAAGAAAATAACATTATTATTTCATTTTCTTTAGATAATCTTAAAATACACATAAAGCACGATATAAAAAAACTTATAGGTATTGTAAATAAAATTAATTTAACACTCATTAATGCATATAATTTAAATAATTCATATAGACTTAATTCTATATAAGAGGTAATTTTTGCTATTTGAAATAAAATTATTATAGAACTAATAATAAACAATGTTACGAATACAGACAAGAATGAACTAATAAATTGTCTAAATAAATATTTTTTAATCATTGCACATAATCTAAACAAAATTGACCAACGCTAGGGAAAAACCATACTAAAGCAAGTCCTATGCTTAAAAATGGTATAAAAGGAACTTGTATGTTTTCCTTGCCTTTTATTCTTAGATACATAAAAACAGGCAAACTCACAAAAGCTCCTAAAAATATAGCTACAAAACCAAGTTTAATTCCTAATAACGCTCCAATTAATGCCATTATTTCAATATCAGCTTCGCCCATTACTTGAATACATTCATCATCGCTTTTTGCTTTTGCATTCATTATGCTCTCTATTAAAGATTTTAGCAAATACGCACCACCTGAAAATATTAAAGCATCTTTAAAACTGCTTAT
This genomic interval from Campylobacter sp. MG1 contains the following:
- a CDS encoding LptF/LptG family permease codes for the protein MIKKYLFRQFISSFLSVFVTLFIISSIIILFQIAKITSYIELSLYELFKLYALMSVKLILFTIPISFFISCFMCILRLSKENEIIMLFSLGYSPKVILNFFNTIAIVISTILIIISLIFIPISFSLYDNFIDYKKAFSQINLKSNNFGQKIGNYIYFSDEFNEDIYKNIIIYVPKTDETNKQILIAKTGKIINDNSKITFKLDDVKIYNFKQNLEFLQIKELTFNSLIKSQNSGINSIKEYWKNYKEPSKSKELVIYILLSLLPITCVKFALAFSIISSRYEKSHEYLAILIFLLIYLTPMSLLLQYHFYTILLVFSISYLISHVCFKKKILEKY